In Larimichthys crocea isolate SSNF chromosome VII, L_crocea_2.0, whole genome shotgun sequence, the genomic stretch CTGCTGCTCTCTCACTCAGCTCAGGAAATAGAGGCTAAGCACACATGATTATAAAGAGGAGCACAGAATACTGTGCGTGAGTGTGCGGTTTGTAAGTGCAAATTCACTCAGGTTCTTACAGATTTCTcgttttcattcatgcattgTGCCACAAACTATGGTGGGTTGCACGTGATCTAACTCAGGTGGTACACTGaggaaaacatttcatatgAAAACACTGTAGAGTTTAAgttaataataaacacatagCAAGCGCAACAATGATCAGTTACGACCTAAAATGTAACAGCGCGGTCATAAGCAGAGGTGATAATTCATGGTTCAACTCCAGACTGGAAATGTTAGGACGTGAGGTGGCAACTCTTTTCCAACAAATAACCTCTGGCTCTAGAACCGGTTCTTTTCAGGATTCAGcaacaatcaacaaaaaaaatcatcttctTAGCATGAATAAACCTTCCTGCTGTGTAAACTGTCGTAGCTTAATAAGTTGACCTACAGTCCATTTTAACATCCGTCTTAATGGTAGTACTTGGACCATTTatgttttctgaggtggtgAAATTGTTACATGATTAAAGTCAACATCTTCCAATTTGACTATATTTAGCCTCAGTCATCTTGAAAAATTCCAAAAtccaaattcaaaatatttggAACATGAAGGACAGAGAGCTTTGTGTACATGGTAACAgaatacaaacaataaaatcaagaGGACAAGGCTTTGTTTATTCAGTCAATCACTTTTTGGTTAGTTGTCACTGAATTTTTAGCCCTGAAAATAAACCTAGCTGTTCAGAAAAGGTTCAATGGGAACAGATGAAACTCTGACGGGAAACGGATGCATCACCGGCCCTGTGCAGACAACAGGCGCCTGTAATtgaatacaaacacagacaagtgAGTTCAGATGAAGACTGAGAGTATCAGACTGTCTTTACTGGGGGATACAGTGCATATAAGAAACGAGGGATTTGTGCTAGTTTGGACTCACACTACCTGTGTAAGTCAACATGTTGACATCCTGGGCTCTGTTCAGGGTTAGAAACAAACTGATCAGTCACGGCATCGTGTCATTTAAAACAAGCCAAACAACACCGCCTGTCTGATTTAATCCAAGGTAGTCTTACTTATAGGAGCGTACAGGTTCAACCTTAATTTATGCAAGGTCTACACTCAAGTTACAGCTCGgaacagcagacaggcagacgggAGACATCCCATTTGCATAGGGCAAGCCCCTGGCAAACAAACTAGTGAGGGAGCCGGCTGGTCAACAATAAACCACCTACCCACACCGAAAAGTCACCATAACCGTTTCTACGGCAACCTATCACCACGAGTGGGTGCGTAAACTCTGAAAAGGAAGGATTAGTGTTGAAATGGAATAGGaaagcaggagggaggagataaaaacacaaagagtcaGAGTCAAATAGGGTTCATTTGCACAAAGGGAGGGCAGGCAtgtcagtagtgtgtgtgtgtgtgtgtgtgtgcgtgagagaaaCACTTCCTCTGCCCCGGTCTGTCTCGTTCAGGTGTAAATGAGTTTAGATCCTCTTGTTGCCTTTAGGCTGACTGGGGCCGCTGTGGTGTCATGAGGCGtgtttggagagaaaaagatggGTTTTCTAAGAATAGAAGGAGGAGGACTGCGAGACCCAGCAACCCCATTGTTTTGTACTTAAGGGACGTTAACAAGTCAGACGTATGAAACCAATAAAAATCATGTCTCAGTGGGGAGGGCTTTCAAGTGTCTCTGGGACCTAAGGACTGAAGTGTTGAGAAAACGATGAGAAAACTGCATTAATGCAgcgtattaaaaaaaagaccatacagaaaggagagagaagtaTAAGAAGACTTCTCTTCTCACTTCTAAGGGAGCAAGAGATGAAGAATAAAAGAGTAagacaggagggagaaggagaaaaaaaagaatgaacagACAACAAGACAAGTGAAAGACCAAGAACCcagaaagagaacaaagagtCGCTATAAGTGGATGCACAAAAGCATAACTTGGGAATAGCTATCTCCAAGCATCGAGCTATATTCTGCCAGAGCATGAGCTGTGTGAACATGCATGGCTTCCAAACTGTTATATAGTACGAGGCAGACTTGAACGTGTGagaacagagaatattatgttcGTGCAAGAGTCGATCTTTGATGTCTACAATGAAGCAAGAGGCAAAGAACAAGcacaaagaagaacaacaagTGATTGATGCGAGTCCAAGCTCATACGCTAGCGCCATTAGCCATTCCTATTAGCAGACTCTTTTTCCATGCCCGAGCTTCATTAGCGTGGAAACTGATCAAACTATGCATGCACAGACATCTTTGCAAATCACTATCACGGCACCGTCTGCACAGAAAACTAGAGGAAATGCCACATTGCACTTTCTCCAGACATTCAATCTACGCAGTCAACAATGGGAACAGCGTTTCTCTACACATTGTCTTTACACGCACTTCAAAacccaaaaacatgcaggtcaCATCCACACATTTGTCCGAGACACATTTAAACGGGGTTGCAACGGTAAGAGAGAGATTTTCGCTGTATGTGGTCTGATGActtataataaaacacaaacaaacaatctgatGAGTGTCTGACACCAGCCGCCTCTGCATGTGTGAAACAACAATCCAGTTGATGGTCTGCTATGTAGATTTGTATCTGTAGGACTTCAAATGAAGTGATCACAAGGCAGGGACTTCATAAAATGAAGCGTGTAACCTCTGACCGCAACAAACCaggaactttgcagctgttggctcgtgcttgtctttgttttgtatcCAGCAAAAAGAAAGGTGTACATCAGTTTACTCACTTGAGAGGAAAATGTGTCgcaatcttttttgttttttatttgctacCTGCCCAGTGCGAAATCAGAAGTAGGTTAGgttgcattcagacaggatccacTGCTGTGGTGAATCGCCGCAGGGTGaggagccagacacagattcaGAAGCTGGATACATGAAATAACCCAAGCCAGGACACAACAGGTAGAGAATGTAGTCCACCTGgatagtttcagtttcagagacactTCATTTCCGGTCCGTGCATCCGATTGGCCGCAGGTAGCTGCATTTTCTGGCGGACACCACTGTGGCCCGCACCGCAGCAGCCAACACGACGCGGGATCCTGTCTGGATGTCCACTCTTTGGGTAACATACTGCAGCTCGCTACTTAATTCAGCACTTGATccaagcaacaaaaacaacgaGCTAGATGCACCAAATCTGAGTTTAATATTGcttattgatatttttaagtAACGAAGGACACTTCCATGTTTATTAAATGCAGCTACTTGCTAAATAtgggtgcttttttttttttttacacttaaacCAACAGTGAGAATATTTCATAGACCACAGGTGACAACGATGATCTTCTGAACGTGGCGTTTACCATGTTTTTGTGAAAAATGAACACTGGTCACTCTACATGATGTGCTTTTAAGCTGATTaacacatacccacacacacctaACCCGACGTTTCCCACTATGCAGGAGCAGACGCTGAGCTCAGAGGCACACTGGGACATCGGCCAGAATTCCTCCTCTTACTGGATGCTGTCCcccagcacacatacacacacaaagacagacacacacacggctcGCAGCCATGGACATGGTGTCCGTGCCTCGCTGTCGGCGAACACTCCCAGCCTGTTTGGGTCTTTGTGCGAGGAGGACTGAGGGGTGATTACACAAGCCGAGGGGCAGACTTGACAGAGATGACTCTACTAGTCGGAGcaatgacattttacagaaaagAGCAGTGTGGCAGAGAGACCaagctgacacaaacacagcacacacacacacagatctttaaGACGACTTCAGGACAGCAGTGGAAACAGCTAGTCCTATTATATGAGACAGTTGgatgcagtgttgttgttttgctttctgggtgtgtgaatgtttgaggCAGACTGTCTGAAGACTTGAGACAGTGCTAAAAGGCGATAACGGGAAGCAGTCTAGAAATAGTACACGGGGAGCGTGTTTAAGCCACTTCCTATTGGtaaacaaagcagcagtctCTCTCATTGTGGGTTTTTTATAGATCAGTGCAGACAGAAATGTGCACTTCATATCCATCCTCCATACTCTCTgaagaaaatatgacaaatcTGCAAGTAAATCCTCCCCGGTTCTCGCTGTAAACCTTAAATCCTGTACATTTCTGGAGAGCCAAGACCAAGTGTGAAGAATTTGGAAATTAGCCACACCAGTGCCGCTCGAGGAAGTAGTTTAACTGGAAAATCCCCtatattttataaacattaCACAGCAAAGATACAATTTCAGACATTCGAAGACCGAATTCTCTGGGGCCTGATTCAGACTCCTCTCGTTCAGTTCAAAACAACTGCACTTTGTCATACAGCAAGAGACACATGACTGGCCATAACCCGTATCTGATGACTGAATACAAGTCTTGTTTCCCATCTCttgtcctccttctctcccctccttgGACTTACCCTGGGTTTTGTCCAAGTTGTTGCCGCACGAATCTCACCCTGGACCTTTACAGCCTTGGCGAGCAGGTCTAAATATAAGCCTAGCTGGAGTTTCATGCTTAGACAAAAACATGTCTGCGCTGTGAAAAATTACCTCCCAAAAATATCTCGAAAATTAGGACTTAATCCTCGAGTCCTTTAATATTGGGTATCTACCGATACAGCGTCTGGTCTAATATTCTTATTCATCTAAATGTTTATTGAATGCATATCTGACAAATTGAAATAACAGCTGCAGCTCTTAAATTCTTCATTTTTCCAGGAGCTACTTGATCAATATACAGAAGAAGCTGCCCTCAAAGCGGAGTTAAAAAGCTTAATGATTTATAAGGTTCTAAATGAAAGTTCAAAGAATGAGACTGAAATCGACACGACGAGCTAAAGTATCACACTATTGCAGAAAACATTCGCAGTTGTGCAGTGGTGTTATGCAGTCAGACTTCTTTCACCCCAAAGAGTCTCTGGCTGAGTGTACAGAGGCTGGCTTGCAAAACACAAACCCGACAACGGCCAACTTTTGAGTGTGGCCCGCCATCAAGTTATTCATGGAATTAACGATAATTAGCAACAGCTGATGtgacctgctgctgctaatgttttgGCGTTTTAACTGATGAACGTGTCTGTACGTGCCAGTTAAAGAGGAGAAGCTGCGAGATGAGTGTTTTGTACACTGTCTAGTGTATTTTTCTCAGTACATAGTCTGTCATCTGTGCGACtaaatcatttttcacatttacacacacacacactgtagagcCTGGCTGCTATCAGGCTGAGGTGGGCAAAACAAAGTACAGTAAAGAGAGGATCAGGTTATGTATtgtattatgttatgtttttctggctttttcaagtgtgtgcgtgtgtgtgtgtgtgacttacgATCTAGTCCATTGACGTAGCGAATAGATACTTCACAGTGCCCCCACACGGCACTGACGATGGGATACAGTCTCTTGCCTTTTAGCCCTCTAAAAGCTACCCCCAGATACTGTCCGTCTACCATGAAGCTCAGTGTTCCTTCGTCCATGTCTAGTATCACTGTCAGAGAGTCTGGGAGCACAAATGATTCGTCCGGTTCCAGGAAACAGGGGTAAGTAGGTGCTGATGTGGAAGCGGGCCGGTTCTTTCCATCGTGGTAGAGTCTGTTCCGACCGAGGTCCCAGCCCCAGGACTCAGAGTCCGAGCCCACCAGGGCCGTGTAGCCCACTGAGTGTAAAGATGCTTCGGCGGTGGCCACACCTACGACGGCGTGTGTGCCTCTCTGTCTCGTCGGCCAGTGGATCCTCCAAACGTGTAGGCCTCTTGTGTAGCCCACCTTCCCGCGGATACAGTCTGTGCTCTGCGCCACCGGGTGTCGATGAAATGTCAGCTTGTCGTCCTCCTTGACGAAGACATTGAGTGAGCGGTCGTCAGGGTTCCAGGCATGGCGAAGCTGGGCCTCGGGGCTGGCCGACGGCATGTCCAGCAGTAAATCCAACCTGGGTGGCCGACAGAAATCCGGACCCCGCAGTTCGCGGCGTACCGGACGATACGAGGGCTCCCCGCGTACGTCAACTGATTTGATACTGCCAGAGATCTTCTGGCCCATGGCTGGGTGGGTCGAAGGAAGGAAAGGGACAGAGGGGAGGGAAACGGATTGACCAAGGGTGGTAATGAGGGGGCGGTAGGTCCTGACGTTACCTCATGGGCGCAATGGCAACACGGTGGGTCCTGGGTGGAAGGGTGCTGTTTGACAGATGCTGTCTTCAGCCAGGGGGAAGAACActcctgaaaaacacaaaataaaaacattatgtaTCTCATGGACAGTATTCAATTATTTGACATCAGTCACTAGGCTTATGTGTTTGGCAGCAATAGCATACTCTGTGGACAGACTGGAGATCCCTGCTGAAGTGATGAGAAGGAGACTGCATCTAAACACCCGGAAAAAAACGCTAAACGgtctacagagggagtatggagagtGCAGCATGacagagacgtggctgaatgaatTGGGGACAGCTTTCAACAGTTACAGTACAgcaacaagtgaatttccccaatGCAGGATGAATAAGGTCGCTCTTGTCAGTAAGagctacaaaacaaacaggacacaATAACTGCTTTACTGTTTGTCTTAAACCCAGTGAAATGTGTATCATGTCATACAATACttcaataatgtttttaaaaatggtatATATCCAGAACCTTGTTCGAGCTTCTCAAATATGATCTGTTTTTCCTTCAATTACAAACAAATGCTCATACCATGAATGTTAGTTCAACCTTGGTTGGTTTTTTCTCACAATACCAAGAAAACTGAAGATCATCTTGGCGATTTTGGATAGTTGGTgggtcaaaacaaaacatctgttttactgtggcagatatttttcttttttaaacattctctGATGCTTTATAGACTGAATTGattcactgagaaaaaaaaaacttgaaaatgaaCTTCTCTTCACTTTGGGCATTCCTCTATAAatccatttttctgtcttcagttgGCAGTCTAAGTGCAGACAAACACATCTCAGTCTCTCTGTatgtgaaactgttttttggGCACTCGATACCTTGACAGTTATTTGAAAACCACACACTGAAGATGATGCAGCAGGAAAGACATAACCCTAAACCTCTACTGCACATTTGCACTGAAAACCACCGACAAGCCGAGAAGAGGAGACCTACCAACCCTAACCACAGTTATTAGTTAAATGTGTTCTCCATTGTAGACCACCCACCAGCCCTGTGTTCTGTTGCAGACAAATACCAAATACCCTCCTTCAATCATTTATTCACTAATGCAAAGCATATTGAACAAAAGCCTTTAGGGCTTAGCGCTTTTTAGGTGAAACCATTTCTATGAGCAATCCTCTGATAGTGGAATACTACCAGAGACACAGGGAGGATTTGCTGAAACTTGCTGCCGACTTCCTCTGAATATAGTCACTCTCTTGTGCACTCCCTTTTCTTAGCCAATCCTTTCCTCACCATTCCAAAATGCGATGCAAGTcatatttaatttaagacaAAAAGTCTTTATGGTGAAATGAAACATTGCTGAGCAAGCTAGAAGACTGCTACACTACTGCCAAACATACCTGCAAAGTTTCCCCTCTGTGTCCAAGCCAAGAGATGCAGACTGCTTGTCCCCTATCTCCATCATTCTCCCCCTCGAATGTTTTTCTCGCTCCCCTATAGTTTCCCTGGAAAGGACTCGGCGTGATTCTTCCAGGAAAAGTACAGAACAGTGACTAGTACTAAACAAGGGAGGGTTGAATCCggatccacaaacacacacgcgcagCACGATAACAGATACCATTTGGACATTTAACACTTTCGAGTGTAGCTTGTTAAAAATTTCAAATTAAGAGCCTTCTGACCACAAAGAGCAGCATAAAACCATGATGTAAAAGGTTAACTGTGGAGGTGAGGGGAGATGCAAGGAATGTAACCAACGGGCTCCACAGGCAACAGCCTGGtgactcaacacacacaaacacgcacatgcTGGCACAGTGTCATTTGCAGAACACTATCTCGTGACTATAAACCCATGAAAAGTGGCACGCTCTGCATTTCcatattaattaatttacacCACCAGACCCGACGCGTGGAGCCGTCTCATGACAAATGAGGACTGTTTATCCCGCAGCATAATGTAGCCACGGACAAAGAGTGATCACGGTGGCCATCGACCGTTGAGTTGACATTTGTGAATGCGTATGTGTTATGTATGCAACAAAATACAAGCCCTTGCGGCTTGGTAATACTTCAAGTACTACGTCAGCGGGTGAACGCTGGACCAGAAAATGAGGAGACAAGTCAAAGAGGAATGATTGATGGGGATCAGGACGGGGAGAGTGAGAGAATGTGATGAGATAAAGAGGAAAATCTGGTTTGTTTTAGATGGCCTTTCTGATTCACAGTGACCATTTAACCTCCAATGGGAATACACACAGATGTCTACAGTtcaacaacagcacacacacatttctatatTTGCAGCCTGGTGTTATCTATCTGAGCACTTTGAGCCTGAGTCCAAGtctattattacattattaggTGTGAGTTATGAAGTATTAGGCTCGTCATTGTGGTGATAGTAGTTGGGGAACACTCGGACGTGTCATGCTTGTCTGCCTGCGTATCCTGAAGGGTTAAACTAACACAGCAGTATTTCAATGGAAATAATTGGGCTTAACCaaggaaaacaaatgtgattAGTGCCAGCTTTGTGTGCCCTGCACCGCCTAGAAAACCGCATCCAGATCacattgaataaaaaaaaaaatctaaattcaaTTAGAGATCTCAGCCAGAGGGTGTTTTGGAAAAATAGAGAGACGGAGAATTGGTGCTGTCAGCCTCTctgtgaaaactgtttgaaaatTGGAATATTTGATGCCATGCACAGAGAGACGCTGACATCAAAAAGGGAGCTTCCAGGTGGTGAATACCAAACTTCAAAATCAACTTCACCCCAGCGCCTGGACAGCCCATGTCCTCTTGCATATATACAGCTAAATTTAGCTGATTGAGCCtcatctacaaaacaaacaagttagAAAAGGGGAGGTGGTTTTCACTCTGATATTGTGACACGGTGGTTAACGTTGGGTAAGCCAAGATTATTCATGCAGTCAAGAACACACGTCAGTGCTCAAGTATTGTGGATCAATACAGTAGGTTACATCTTCACACATCATATGTATGGCCTGTATCACCAAGTATATTAAACCTATCAATTAAAGAGTGCACTCATTTCTTGCTGGATAGTGGTCCTCCACTCAGGGGAAACAAGCAATTTCCTGCAATAAGCTGCTGTGGAAACCCTTCAGTCATTTGATTATttcctgaaaaacacatttggcaAGCCTCAGTAGCTgttcgtttaaaaaaaaaaaaaaggagcggCGAGAGGATTGGGGAGAGACATCTGAGGGGAAAAGTCAAGAGTAAAGGTCGTAGacatggacagtgaatgagaggcAGGGAACGCTCTGAGATAGTGGAAAGGTTGGTGgatcagagaaataaagttCCCTTCAGGACAAAAACATACACCCACACCCATGAAGACCTGATTCAGTCTGAATGCGGCCTAACAGTCTGTCCAGCCTTAATATGCAGAGTTATCCATCAACACGAGCATTGAGAAATCCATCAATCAACTCTGACAAATATGACGTCTCGTAAACATACATGCACTGCTCCTTTTCGCTGTATAGCACGGGGAGTTGCGGATAAAAGGTAGGAAGCTGGTTTAATATTAAAAAGGTTTGGGAAAGGACGGAATAAAAGCAAGCTGTGATGAAGGTTGATGAAGAGTGTCAGAAGTGAAGAAATGATGACAAAGGGGAGAAACAGGAAAGGTCAGGTGAGTGACGGTTGGTGTTGGGAAccaagaggaggaggggggaaaagtgTGAGAAGGAAGGAATGAGGTGTGACGTCTATCCCGACACAGATTAAGGGAGCTGAATTTAGTGGAAAGGATTATTCCGTCCCAAATACAGTGGATACAAACCAAGAACGAACTCTGCTTCATCTCCTCCACTTCTTTAAGAAGGCACATCTAAATAAATATCAGCCCAGTGATTTCCTTCTGCTCTGGGGCGTGGGAGATACGGGATGAGACAAGGAGCTGGGTCTGTTTAAGATGCGACTTGACCAGAATCCACGGCGCTAAATTCTTATCTCGAGCAAGTGAGGCAGTGACATAAAGAAGGGGCCGCTTGTAGCGTGACAACCATTGTTAGCATATCAAACATGCACAGCCAGTCTTAACACAAGCAACCGCCACCCAGACACACCGGTAATGTAGACACTTTGAAGTAACATCCACACTCTTATCAGCACGCTGGTCGGAACACCAGCTCTGGGCAGTGGCCACACATGATCGTGTACGCACGTATGCAGCCTCTCGCTCGGCCTATGGCGAACCGATCCATTAGTATCCATTACAGGGTGGAGCAAATGGGAAGGCAGACCATATGCAGACGGGGAAACAACACTGGTGGTGAGATGAGTGCGGTGGAAAGTGGATGGAAAAGGGTTAAATTGCTTGTGGTTGACCCGATATGAGGGAATAAATAAGGATTAAGGGATTGTTGTAAAGAAAACAGCGGTTAGGGGAAAGGGTGGAGTATAATCCAAAGCATAAAACATTAATTGTGGCTAAATTCTCACATGTTTCAACATGTTGCCTCTTTTCAGTGTGATTCAAagctaaacaaaaacaacgacagctgcaactttttaaaaaacacacagcttgcTAATTCAAATTCTGCACATACAACAAGACTGTTATGCCATTTTTTGATTCACAGTTATGTGAgaatgtttttctgcagtgttgGGTCTTGGAGTTCtttttggaggttttttttttttgggactgtGAACACAGACTACTAATTTGTTGGGGGGTTTTTTCATCTTGCCCTGGCAGCACAGGATGTACGTGCATGCCAGTGGTCATCTGGCAGTTAGCTTAAGCTTGTAAGTGTGTCTAAGTGCAACTTTTATGAGAGCAGATGAGGAATTGTGAGCAGATACTCAGTATTTTATCGGTTTtgtgggcatttgtttttatagacTTAAAAACGAATGCACAAGAGGTGATTTTGGGCCGTTCCAGGTCCAAAATGAATGCGATCCACGTCCGCTGGCTGCTGGTTTGCAGCTTTAGTAAACAGACCGCCTGCATCAAAACTCTGACAATATCACAAATTTACTAGTGTCTggctacattttaaaaacatgaggGTGCAAATAAGACGACAAGTCATGACTTGCATCGTCACAGTGGTACTAAACGTATATCATAGAGTGCCGCCAAGATTTGCTTGAAATCGTCTTGCACAGTGGGATGtgctatgaaacaaaaaaaaaaatgttttaaatctcaGTGTATAGGCGCCTCAAGTGTGTCAGGACCATGAGACAGCATTACCTCTGCAACAAGAcgacaagaaagaaagattaaaGATTTTCTAAGGTCTAAAGCAGATAGAGAGCTAGATTTACTGGTTTCCCTGGCATTTGTTATAAGTGTCAGTAAGCCGTGCTGACCTTTGTAAAATGCAACAGATTTAAATGCAACAGCTCTAACTACAGATCTATTACGGCGCTTAGTATCTCATCTAACAACTCATATCGGACTTGCAGGTTATGTCAAGTGTAATTATTTGAACTGAAGTGACCGGGTGTAGCAGCACTGTAACATAATCCAGAAAGTCTTTAATCATGTGTGTCTCTCAGTCACATTCACTCACGTGTGTGAAATGCTACACTCCAAGTCCTGTGTTAACAGCTATAGTCATGCCGTGCAGAGAAGTATTGTGACAGATTTTTTGGTgtaactggatcatattttatggagaagatgttctgtttttccctctgatgttctcCAGCTATTCTACATCAACTCTGATTTACAGCATCCTGACAGACAAAGCAAAGTAAAGTAGACTGCTGtgaaatgtagctgctgttggctaatgttagctcagttcgttagaCAGGCTTGCCGGACAGTGAGCTTAGAGCCCTGGGGTggtgttagtgtttgcaccacaAAATCACTGGGAAAATACATTAAAGCCCTAGAAAACATATTAAAGCCCTAGGTGTAGgggactgcagatgaagagtggagctggtgttgtgctagaaccgGAGCCGAGCAAGCAGGTGGCGTAACTGCCATTATATCCAAAGAGGCTGCTGAGACCAGATACCAAGAGATTAAAGGGAACATTGGCGGGGGGAGCTAAGCGAGCGAGAAGTAATATATAATTCTTACATAATATAATTACATGCACACCACTGCCCATATTTAGCACAGTTATACTGCACTCTGAAACGGAGCGTGCTAAATCATAAGTACCCCCATTTCTATGTAATAGACTTGTTGTGTAATGTAGCAATTAAGCTGAATTAAGAAGccacttttctttctgctaAAAAAGGATGACATTATAGAAACTAACAAATATCACTACACTAACAGCTTCATCAAAAACCTTTCTCAAAACAGACACAATTTAATGTGAGACATGTTACAGCTTACGAAAGTTTTCTTTCACTCATTTCAAGACTCTTCCAGGACATGCAGATATCCCAAGAATGTTGCAGCCTGCAGtcgaaaagagaagaaaaagaaaagactttcGGAAACTGCCACCACAGGAGAAATCCAACAGCTATCCTGCCAACAGAGAGATAGGAAACCAGAGAAAATACCAAGGACTGAAGGTACAAACAAGGTCAAGAGATAGAAGTGGCCTGTGAGACTGGGAGAGACATTTTaccatgaaaacatttttcgGCTCTCACATGGCATTGTGAGCTGCAATCACAGCAGCCAAAAGGAAGAGTGGGAGTACTTGCTCCTCGGTCTGTAGTCCAAAATGAGGTCAGTACACAGTCAACAGCCAGCGAGTGTGGGACAGTGGCACAGtaggacagaaagaaaaagcgTTTGTCTACGTCACTAAGTGAGTTCCTGCTTGTGACGTGGTGATGGGAAAAAGAcgacaaaaagag encodes the following:
- the LOC104919384 gene encoding SPRY domain-containing SOCS box protein 4 — translated: MGQKISGSIKSVDVRGEPSYRPVRRELRGPDFCRPPRLDLLLDMPSASPEAQLRHAWNPDDRSLNVFVKEDDKLTFHRHPVAQSTDCIRGKVGYTRGLHVWRIHWPTRQRGTHAVVGVATAEASLHSVGYTALVGSDSESWGWDLGRNRLYHDGKNRPASTSAPTYPCFLEPDESFVLPDSLTVILDMDEGTLSFMVDGQYLGVAFRGLKGKRLYPIVSAVWGHCEVSIRYVNGLDPEPLPLMDLCRRVARLALGRERIHHIDTLPLPQTLKNYLQYQ